One part of the Marinobacter sp. M3C genome encodes these proteins:
- a CDS encoding copper resistance protein B: MKLWTPLIVGTVLGLSVLPTLAFAQERMRDTTERKAPLKVWGVQFEELEYRYSDDDEELGVWGGDFFYGTDELKFRWITKGEYVIEEQSYGKLENQLVGQVPISDFFDAKAGIRFDTPEGPDRTYAVLGVAGLAPQWFGIDANFYVSKDGDTSAALDAEYELLFTNYWILTATLDATVAFSEDREIGVGTGLVSTETGLRLSYDLIDRAFSPYVGVVHERKYGDTADFARADGGGTEDWFAVIGARLTF; this comes from the coding sequence ATGAAACTATGGACACCTTTAATAGTAGGTACAGTTTTAGGTCTGAGTGTTCTGCCAACTCTGGCCTTTGCTCAAGAGCGGATGCGTGACACCACTGAACGGAAGGCGCCGTTAAAAGTGTGGGGCGTTCAATTTGAGGAGTTAGAGTACCGCTACAGTGATGACGACGAAGAACTTGGGGTATGGGGCGGCGATTTTTTCTATGGCACGGACGAGCTGAAATTTCGCTGGATAACAAAAGGCGAGTACGTCATCGAAGAACAATCCTACGGAAAGCTGGAAAACCAGCTGGTGGGTCAAGTGCCCATCTCTGACTTCTTCGATGCCAAAGCGGGGATAAGGTTTGACACGCCCGAAGGCCCTGATCGCACATACGCCGTTCTGGGTGTCGCGGGCCTTGCGCCACAGTGGTTCGGAATCGATGCGAACTTTTACGTAAGCAAAGATGGCGACACGTCCGCCGCTCTGGATGCAGAATATGAACTGCTCTTCACCAACTACTGGATACTCACGGCCACTCTGGATGCGACTGTGGCGTTCAGTGAAGACAGAGAAATTGGGGTTGGAACGGGCCTGGTATCGACAGAAACCGGGTTGCGGCTGAGCTATGACCTTATCGACCGGGCTTTCTCGCCCTACGTGGGTGTTGTTCACGAACGCAAGTACGGCGACACAGCTGACTTCGCCAGAGCCGATGGCGGCGGCACAGAAGACTGGTTTGCGGTGATTGGAGCACGGCTTACCTTCTGA
- a CDS encoding APC family permease has protein sequence MSKDQDRTSRYQEGSLTLPGTVMLGTGVMIGAGIFALTGQMAQMAGALFPLAFLAAAIVISFSSYSYIKISNAYPSAGGIGMYLHKAYGDRLSTGFNALLMYFSMVIAQSFLARTFGSYTMQLFGGDEGGRMVPILGVSLILAAFMINLLGNRWIQGVASFIGILKIGGILAFGLVGVWLADSLAVDFSSSGETGVVGNFLGATALGILAFKGFTTITNSGAEVKDPKRNVGRAIVISIAACVVIYTLVGFAVASNLSLAEIIETRDYSLAAAARPALGDYGLWFTVAIAMMATAGGILASIFAVSRMLAMLTEMKLVPHSHFGMPGSIQKHTLVYTVVLGLVLTAFFDLSRIAALGIIFYLIMDISIHWGVLRYLYQDVKAKRWVPAVAIVLDLVVLGGFVWVKLNSDPFVIGVAVVTMIVIAVAEQIFLKSSARRKAMNSDESNAHHH, from the coding sequence ATGAGCAAGGACCAGGATAGAACCTCGCGCTATCAGGAAGGCAGCCTGACGCTGCCAGGAACGGTCATGCTAGGCACCGGTGTCATGATTGGCGCCGGCATATTCGCGCTTACCGGACAAATGGCGCAAATGGCAGGTGCGCTCTTTCCGTTGGCTTTTCTGGCGGCCGCCATTGTTATTTCCTTCAGTTCTTATTCCTATATCAAAATCTCCAATGCCTACCCGTCAGCGGGTGGCATTGGCATGTATCTGCACAAGGCCTACGGCGATCGCTTATCGACGGGGTTTAATGCCTTACTGATGTATTTCTCAATGGTGATTGCCCAGAGTTTTCTGGCCCGGACGTTTGGGTCTTACACCATGCAACTGTTCGGGGGTGATGAAGGCGGTCGCATGGTGCCGATACTGGGCGTGTCGCTTATTTTGGCGGCATTCATGATCAACCTGCTGGGCAATCGCTGGATTCAGGGCGTCGCTTCGTTCATTGGTATTCTCAAAATTGGGGGCATTCTTGCCTTCGGGCTGGTGGGTGTATGGTTGGCCGACAGCCTTGCGGTCGACTTTTCCAGCAGTGGCGAAACTGGTGTTGTAGGCAATTTTCTGGGTGCGACAGCCCTCGGTATTCTGGCCTTCAAAGGTTTTACCACCATCACCAACAGCGGCGCCGAGGTGAAAGACCCGAAACGTAACGTTGGTCGCGCCATTGTGATCTCCATTGCCGCCTGCGTGGTTATTTACACCCTGGTGGGCTTTGCCGTTGCAAGCAATCTGTCCCTCGCCGAAATCATCGAGACCCGGGATTACTCCCTGGCTGCCGCAGCACGTCCGGCACTGGGTGATTATGGTCTGTGGTTCACCGTGGCGATTGCCATGATGGCGACCGCTGGGGGCATTCTGGCCAGTATCTTTGCGGTTTCCCGCATGCTGGCCATGTTGACTGAGATGAAACTGGTACCCCACAGCCACTTTGGTATGCCGGGTAGCATCCAGAAACACACGCTTGTTTATACCGTGGTGCTGGGCCTGGTTCTGACCGCCTTTTTTGATCTATCAAGGATTGCGGCCCTCGGTATTATCTTTTATCTGATTATGGACATCTCGATTCACTGGGGTGTGCTGCGCTACCTGTATCAGGATGTGAAGGCCAAGAGGTGGGTGCCCGCCGTGGCGATCGTTCTGGATCTGGTGGTTCTGGGCGGTTTTGTTTGGGTTAAATTGAACTCTGACCCTTTTGTGATCGGTGTGGCTGTGGTCACGATGATTGTTATTGCGGTTGCCGAGCAGATATTCCTGAAGTCTTCCGCCAGACGTAAGGCGATGAACAGTGATGAGTCTAATGCACACCATCACTGA
- a CDS encoding ATPase, whose translation MDIKTFRELIGWTSDLHAHLARCLSHCATRHEEERARALLDYLAAHESEIERIVNEFERQADNNALETRVYDYLYHNPIKTHRTCDEPYSTLDFDGIRREVFDFHDQIIDLYQTLVGKAEIPEVKELMESLLTMEINESKRLASQVGRMDDL comes from the coding sequence ATGGACATTAAAACGTTTAGGGAGCTGATCGGCTGGACAAGTGATCTGCATGCACACCTGGCGCGCTGCCTTTCACACTGTGCGACACGGCATGAGGAAGAACGGGCGAGGGCGCTTCTGGACTACCTGGCCGCTCATGAGTCCGAAATTGAACGTATTGTGAACGAGTTTGAACGCCAGGCAGACAACAATGCATTGGAAACAAGGGTTTATGACTACCTTTACCATAACCCTATTAAAACTCACCGAACCTGTGACGAGCCCTATTCAACGCTTGATTTCGATGGTATCCGCCGTGAGGTGTTCGATTTTCACGATCAAATAATCGATCTCTACCAAACACTGGTCGGGAAAGCAGAGATTCCGGAGGTCAAAGAGCTAATGGAGTCACTATTGACGATGGAAATAAACGAGTCGAAGCGCCTGGCTAGTCAGGTTGGCCGGATGGACGATCTATGA
- a CDS encoding isoprenylcysteine carboxylmethyltransferase family protein codes for MNESFNHAGAWGIALIVIVLVSWFFYRYFAPKNWREWAGAGVVQAFIIALYAEMYGFPLTIYLLVRFFGLDSEYVSASLWSTLVGLGETGMLVSMLLGYGIAFTGIGFFIQGWRQVHKARGENRLVTDGLYAYVRHPQYTGLFIALFGEGVVHWPTLFSVGLFPVIVLVYTWLARREEQQVLKQFGDAYRNYRRQVPMFIPRWGSWRQLAAASRAGNDEKTV; via the coding sequence ATGAACGAGTCCTTCAACCACGCTGGGGCCTGGGGCATTGCACTGATCGTTATCGTTTTGGTGTCTTGGTTTTTTTATCGATATTTTGCGCCAAAGAACTGGCGAGAGTGGGCCGGTGCCGGTGTGGTGCAGGCTTTTATCATAGCGCTTTATGCTGAAATGTACGGTTTTCCGCTTACTATTTATCTGCTGGTGCGCTTTTTCGGTCTGGACAGCGAGTATGTTAGCGCCAGTCTATGGTCGACCCTGGTTGGGCTTGGCGAAACCGGCATGCTTGTCTCAATGTTGCTTGGCTACGGAATCGCATTTACCGGAATAGGATTCTTTATTCAGGGGTGGCGCCAGGTTCACAAGGCGCGAGGAGAAAATCGCCTGGTAACAGACGGGTTGTATGCGTATGTGCGGCATCCCCAGTACACAGGGCTGTTCATTGCTCTGTTTGGAGAAGGCGTGGTGCATTGGCCAACGCTATTTTCGGTAGGCCTTTTTCCGGTGATCGTGCTCGTTTACACCTGGCTGGCTCGACGTGAGGAGCAGCAAGTACTGAAACAGTTCGGAGACGCTTATCGCAACTATAGGCGGCAAGTACCGATGTTTATCCCTCGTTGGGGCAGCTGGCGCCAACTCGCGGCTGCTTCGCGAGCCGGCAATGATGAGAAGACTGTATGA